Proteins from a genomic interval of Gossypium hirsutum isolate 1008001.06 chromosome A09, Gossypium_hirsutum_v2.1, whole genome shotgun sequence:
- the LOC107888505 gene encoding SAL1 phosphatase → MSINWLRFVSPSLKKPSLFHLCHLPPPPSSSSSAVIVAMSYDKELAAAKKAASLAARLCQKVQKALLQSDVQSKNDKSPVTVADYGSQALVSFVLQQEFPDNFSLVAEEDSKDLRKDGGQEIVERITKLVNDSLTSDGSYNVTLSTEGVLKAIDNGRSEGGSQGRHWVLDPIDGTKGFLRGDQYAIALALLEGGKVVLGVLACPNLPLTSLSDAGQHSPNNKVGCLFFAVVGGGTYMQPLDGSSAVKVQVSAVENPEEASFFESYEAAHSMHDLSSLIAQKLGVKAPPVRIDSQAKYGALSRGDGAIYLRLPHKGYREKIWDHAAGCIVVTEAGGVVTDAAGQPLDFSKGKYLDLDTGIIVTNQKLMPLLFNAVRKSIQEKASSL, encoded by the exons atgtcTATAAATTGGTTGAGATTTGTTTCCCCCTCTCTTAAAAAGCCCTCTCTTTTTCATCTCTGTCACTTGCCTcctcctccttcttcttcttcttcagctgTGATTGTGGCAATGTCTTATGATAAAGAATTGGCTGCTGCAAAGAAAGCAGCCTCTCTCGCTGCTCGTCTCTGTCAG AAAGTACAAAAGGCTTTGCTGCAATCCGATGTTCAATCAAAGAATGATAAAAGTCCTGTAACTGTTGCTGATTATG GCTCACAAGCACTGGTTAGTTTTGTGCTGCAGCAGGAATTTCCTGATAACTTCTCATTAGTTGCTGAGGAG GATTCTAAAGATCTTCGCAAGGATGGTGGCCAGGAAATAGTAGAGCGCATTACAAAACTTGTGAACGATTCTCTAACTAGTGATGGATCATACAATGTTACTTTATCCACAGAAGGTGTTCTCAAGGCCATTGACAATGGCAGATCTGAAGGTGGTTCCCAAGGTCGACACTGGGTTTTGGATCCTATAGATGGTACTAAAGG TTTTCTGAGAGGAGATCAATATGCAATAGCATTGGCTTTGCTAGAAGGAGGAAAAGTTGTCCTGGGTGTGCTGGCTTGTCCAAATCTTCCACTAACTTCCCTCAGTGATGCTGGTCAGCATTCTCCAAATAATAAAGTTGGCTGCCTTTTCTTTGCTGTAGTAGGTGGTGGAACTTATATGCAGCCACTTGATGGTTCTTCGGCAGTAAAG GTGCAAGTAAGTGCTGTTGAAAATCCTGAAGAAGCATCATTCTTTGAGTCTTATGAAGCAGCACACTCCATGCATGATTTATCTAGCTTGATTGCCCAG AAACTCGGCGTCAAAGCACCACCGGTTAGAATTGATAGCCAGGCAAAGTATGGTGCTCTATCCAGAGGAGACGGAGCCATATATCTGCGTCTTCCGCACAAAGGGTATCGAGAAAAAATATGGGATCATGCTGCTGGGTGTATTGTTGTGACTG AAGCTGGGGGTGTGGTCACAGATGCTGCAGGGCAGCCATTGGATTTTTCAAAGGGAAAGTATCTTGATCTGGACACAGGCATCATTGTCACCAACCAGAAGTTGATGCCATTACTGTTTAATGCAGTTAGAAAATCTATCCAGGAGAAAGCTTCATCTTTGTGA
- the LOC107888504 gene encoding gibberellin 20 oxidase 1-B: MSLSVLMDSGSPTILLHPSIEPRDETGGVLFDPSKLQNQSSLPSEFIWPCGDLVHTQEELNEPLIDLGGFIKGDEEATAHAVGLVKTACSKHGFFQVTNHGVDSNLIQAAYQEIDAVFKLPLNKKLSFQRKPGGFSGYSAAHADRFSAKLPWKETFSFGYQGLNSDPSVVHYFSSALGEDFEQTGWIYQKYCEKMRELSLLIFELLAISLGIDRLHYRKFFEDGNSIMRCNYYPPCNNSGLTLGTGPHSDPTSLTILHQDQVGGLEVFNNNKWYAVRPRQDAFVINIGDTFMALCNGRYKSCLHRAVVNKERERRSLVYFVCPKEDKIVRPPQDLMCRSGGPRVYPDFTWSDLLEFTQNHYRADVATLQSFFPWLLSSNPTSNF; the protein is encoded by the exons ATGTCTCTCTCTGTCTTAATGGATTCAGGTTCTCCAACCATTCTTTTACATCCATCCATAGAACCAAGAGATGAGACGGGTGGTGTCCTTTTTGACCCATCCAAGTTGCAAAACCAATCAAGTTTACCCTCAGAGTTCATATGGCCATGTGGGGACTTGGTTCACACCCAAGAAGAGCTTAACGAACCATTGATAGACTTGGGCGGGTTCATCAAAGGAGACGAAGAAGCTACTGCACATGCAGTGGGCCTTGTTAAGACTGCCTGTTCTAAACATGGTTTCTTCCAAGTTACAAACCATGGTGTTGATTCAAACCTTATCCAAGCTGCTTACCAAGAGATTGATGCTGTGTTTAAGTTACCCCTTAACAAGAAGCTAAGTTTCCAAAGAAAGCCTGGTGGTTTTTCAGGCTATTCTGCTGCCCATGCTGACCGGTTTTCCGCTAAGTTGCCATGGAAGGAAACATTTTCTTTTGGCTACCAAGGACTTAACTCCGATCCTTCTGTGGTTCATTATTTCAGCTCTGCCTTGGGGGAAGATTTTGAGCAAACCGG GTGGATTTACCAAAAGTATTGTGAAAAGATGAGGGAGCTGTCGCTACTGATATTCGAACTGTTGGCAATCAGCTTGGGGATAGATCGTTTACACTACAGAAAATTTTTCGAAGATGGGAATTCAATAATGAGGTGTAATTACTATCCCCCATGCAATAATTCTGGCCTCACCCTTGGCACTGGCCCTCACTCTGATCCTACTTCCTTAACAATTCTTCACCAAGATCAAGTGGGAGGGCTCGAAgttttcaacaataacaaatgGTATGCTGTTCGACCTCGACAAGATGCCTTTGTCATTAACATTGGTGATACTTTCATG GCATTATGTAACGGAAGATACAAGAGTTGCCTGCATAGAGCAGTGGTGAACAAGGAGAGGGAGAGGAGATCATTGGTATACTTTGTGTGCCCAAAAGAAGACAAAATAGTGAGACCCCCACAAGATCTAATGTGCAGATCAGGAGGGCCAAGAGTGTATCCTGATTTCACATGGTCTGATTTGTTGGAATTCACTCAAAATCACTATAGAGCTGACGTTGCTACACTCCAAAGCTTCTTCCCTTGGCTCCTTTCTTCTAACCCTACTTCCAACTTCTAG
- the LOC107890181 gene encoding nuclear transcription factor Y subunit B-7, which produces MEDENAAHEHNKGSPESPCAKSGGSSNNNNNKEQDRFLPIANVGRIMKKVIPSNGKISKDAKETVQECVSEFISFVTGEASDKCQREKRKTINGDDIIWAITTLGFEEYVGPLKLYLTKYREIEGEKLNLPKQQRSEQKQHQQSKHEQNIAFNTNVYSSTNLLSRHTSFVPSDQPFSLPFSSNNIQKQLQQQDQIDSVGYW; this is translated from the coding sequence atggaagatGAAAATGCGGCACATGAACATAACAAAGGAAGCCCCGAAAGCCCATGTGCCAAAAGTGGTGGTAgcagcaacaacaacaataataaagaGCAAGATCGTTTCCTCCCCATAGCAAACGTGGGGAGAATTATGAAAAAAGTGATTCCAAGCAATGGGAAGATATCTAAAGATGCAAAAGAAACTGTTCAAGAATGTGTGTCAGAGTTCATTAGCTTTGTCACTGGGGAAGCCTCAGATAAATGCCAAAGAGAGAAGAGAAAGACCATTAATGGAGATGATATCATTTGGGCAATCACTACTTTAGGATTTGAGGAATATGTAGGACCTTTAAAATTGTACCTAACCAAATATAGAGAGATTGAAGGAGAGAAGCTTAATCTTCCTAAGCAACAAAGATCTGAGCAAAAGCAGCATCAACAATCAAAACATGAACAAAATATAGCCTTCAACACCAATGTATACTCTTCAACAAATTTATTGTCTCGTCACACATCCTTTGTCCCTTCTGATCAACCTTTTTCGTTGCCTTTCTCTTCCAATAACATTCAAAAGCAATTACAGCAACAAGACCAAATTGATTCAGTGGGGTACTGGTAA